A window of Hevea brasiliensis isolate MT/VB/25A 57/8 unplaced genomic scaffold, ASM3005281v1 Scaf7, whole genome shotgun sequence genomic DNA:
AGATCAGTAATGGTAGACAAAGGGAGATATATTATGGTATGGTTTCCTACAACATTTTCTGGTTTCTCTTGGGTTCTGGAAATTGGGTGGATTAGATTTTGTGCTTTGGATTGCTGGCTGGCTATATTTTGAAGAGGATAACGTCTCTCAACCATGGAAAACTATGAGGACAATTTGGTCTATTCGAGAATCAGGATtgcaaaatctaaaattttagtaGGAAAACCATGAAGACAATTTGGTCTCTGAttattagaaaataataatattcCCACACATTCTTTAAAAGCCCAAAAATACCCTTTCATGAGCAAGAAAATCCAAGATATAAAAAACCTGAAACCCTACCCCACATTATCTCCCTCCATTTTTTTAAcggccatgaaattcaagctcGTATCCTCTCATGGCCATTCTGCTCTCCCTCTCTTTCCAGCCCCCAAAATCTCCCCAAAACCACAATCCCAAAATCTCCAACTCCCCAAAACCCACCTCTCTTACTTCTACCCTCCTCAACACTTCCTCCAAGAGACAATTTATCTTCAAAACTACTTCATTTGGTGTCGTTTCGCTAATTACTCAAATCCCACTTGCACTGTCCTTAGATGAATCTTTGTCCCCTTCAAAACCGGCTCTTTCAGGGATTGCCAACACCAAATCTTGGTTTCAGTTCTATGGTGATGGGTTTGCCATCCGGGTACCTCCTCAATTTGAGGACATAATGGAGCCAGAGGTATATACTCCTTAATATGGAATGTGATTTTTCTCAAATATGGTGTTGCTagtttaattttgaatttttgggTTCATAATAAAATCAATTTTGACAAGTGCCTGTACGTGTTTTGGCAGCCATTGATAATGATTTGGAATTTTGCATGATAATTGATGACCTATGTGGTGATTGTGGCATCCATTTGATTGATCCAATATTGCAAAGATTGAAGCCCATATTATGCTACACTTCTTATTATAATTATTGTTCTAAAGGGAAATATAACTATCTAGTACCATGATCTTTTGGTTAGGATCTTGAGCTAGATCTTTTATGGGACTGTCCACAATGGGGTCAATCTGtgtttttcctttcattttcttctttttactAGCTTGTAATCAACTGTTTGAGTTCAGGACTACTATTGAAAAACTCTCATTGATAGGATTTGCTTTCTTGCCAGATGCATGAATGATTCATATAGGTCTTGATTTGATGAGTTTTCAAGGGTACAACAAAATGGTCATTGGTGGCACTGAGCTTTAAACATTGCAAATTTTAAAAGTAATTACATTATTCATTCGTATCTTGGTTTGAGTACTACAAAGTTCAAAAATTTTCATGGCTTTTGTTGACAAATGTTGATTTTTTCACTGTTTTCAGGATTTCAATGCGGGATTGTCTTTATATGGGGATAAGGCAAAGCCAAAGACTTTTGCAGCACGTTTTGCATCTCCAGATGGGTATATTAGTTCAAATCAAGTTCCATATTTTTTGATGTATTTATTTACTTAACTTTTCACTGGCTTAAAATGTTTAAAAACTTATTTTTGTCTGTTATGCTTCACTTATTTTTGAGAAAATTGGTTCTTGTAATGTTTGATTACTTCCTTTGGTCTTTGTGAAACTCATATTTAAGCTTTTGTGTGATTTTCTATGGCTTTTGCTCATACAGATCTGAAGTTCTGAGTGTGGTCATTCGCCCCTCCAATCAACTCAAGATCACTTTCTTGGAGGTATCATAGAAATTATGCTATTTTCTTTTTCTGGCACATAGAAACTTTGAGAAGATATTTTTACCATTACAAACCTCTGAATTATGCTGTTTGCTTGTGGACATCTACAGTAATTTAACGTGATCCCTTATTACATAACTAATATCCACAACATTTAAAAGTTCACAATAATATTAATACTTCTGCTAAACATCATATCTTCATGGTGAAATGCCACAGATTTCCCTTACCTTAACCTAGTTATGGGGCTTAGTGTTCGATAGGGTGCCATGAGAAATTCAATTCCCTGACTATAAAATCCACAACCTTTAACCACAAAAATAAGTTGCTTGTTACTTAAAAtccttataaaataatttattcctTTTTTATTGTCTCTCTTTTTTTTGGGCTAAAAGAAAACTAATTAACATGGATGATTAATTCCATAGATCCCTAATTTGAAAGTTGGTTCAATTTGAGATCATACAGAATAACTCCACAAAGAACTTATGTAGTGTTGCTAACTTGAACAGGCTAAGGATATAACGTAGTGTTGCTAACTTGAACAGGCTAAGGATATAACTGATATAGGTTCACTGAGGGAGGCAGCAAAAATCTTTGTTCCAGGTATGTTCATGTTTGAATTTAGTTATTCTTGTAGTTTTGATTCTTTAAAACTGAAAATCAAATGTATAGATCTTCTTATACATACATATAAATTTACACCGTTCCTGCTTTTTCCTTTCTATCAAATTTTATTTGGAAGAACAAGTTTGAAGTTCTCTCTtaatcttctttatacttaatgtGGTTCTAAATTGTTGTTATGCTACAATGGCAGGTGGAGCAACTTTATACTCTGCTCgaacaataaaaataaaggaaGAGGAAGGTTTCAGGTGAGGTTAACTTTTGGGTGGACTCGGGTGCTCTTACAGAAAATTTGTAAACAATAGATGTGGTACTTTTAGAgacaaaataaagataacaaggaaacACTTTTTCCCCtttcttttaattaataataGTACCTAGGAATAGGTTCCAAAAAAAAGTAGTACCTAGGAATAGGAAGTAGAGGTTACAATAATATCAAGCGTACCAtgtaatttcctgcatttatcaGTAATAAAAGGAGATCATTTCTTTTAATTGGATGCTGAAAACACCTGTTCAGATTCTGCAGAAGTACTGAACTTGTATGATTAACAAAAAAATCACTATAAGAACATGATATCTAAAGAAATTAAAGAATGATATATTCAAAGAAAATTATGGATCTTTTCTATAATTCCTTTTCTAATATATGCTGTTCTGTCCCTTGATTTATTTCAGGACGTATTATTTTTATGAATTTGGTAGAGAAGAACAACATGTGGCACTAGTAGCTGCAGTTAACAGTGGAAAGGTTGGCATACTCACTTTTACTGTTAGAGCATTTTTTCACTTGCTGCCTATCTTTTACAAACAACCCATGAAATGTGGAAACAATGATCGACTAAACTTTAAGCCCAGTGGTTGGTTAGGCTGCAGGTCTTTTATGGAATCAACCTTGCTAAACATGTCTCAGAACCCTGATTTCTTACTTAGCTATCTCATTCACAGGTTGTTCTTGTTATCACTGTGATTTGTTCATATTCTAAATCATCAAGTAATCTAATGCAGGCAATTATTGCTGGAGCTACTGCACCACAGTCTAAATGGGACAGTGATGGCGTTAGGCTTCGCTCTGCTGCTATTTCATTGACAGTTCTTTAGTTGGCTGCCAGTAGCTCATTTTCCAGGTTTGTAAATTACATGTTTTATTATCACCCTATTTGTTTAGCTTTCTTCGCTCCACTCCACTATACGTCGTGATCATGTCATTGCAACTTAAAATCCAGAGTTCACGTTAACACTGTTCTGACCTCCCTTCTCGGCTTGACACTGAAGAGGTCAAGCCTCAAATTCAATCTTTTGGAAGTAGAGATCGAATAGTACAAATTTGGCAGAACTTTCTGACCTTGCCTTTGGAAGTCTTTTTGCCTCAGAAATATACAGAAACTGAATAATTTACATTCAATCTAACATGCTGCTGCTTATTTTTCTCCGTTTTCTGGTTGGTTTCCAGACTATTGGTCCTTGACATTCTTTATCTAATGACATGGCTTTACTAGGGCAGAACAATCTGAATATTAGATTGAAGAGGCATCCTATTCCTAACAATGCCACAATCGCAGAGACAGCATTTCAGATTCTCCTTCATTTATCCTGCATGGGAATGATTCGTCGCGAGTCATGAGAGCTTGGAAATTatagaaagaaaattttgaattcagggATTTGCAATTGTATTGTACGATGATAACATTTTTTAGTTTAATATTTTCTGTTCCTTCAACATCTTTCATATTTCATTAgctcatttatttatatattctatTGCATTTTTCATAGAGTTTTTGGGTTCTTTCAAAATAGTGTAGCAACAAAAGGGTTGGAAAAGAAAGAGCTTTCAATAGCAAGCTTTTCAACTTTGTTAaatagataaattattattaaacaaAATCAAGTATTTCTAAACATTTTTTTCCCAATTTAACCTAATTTTTTTTCAACTTTTAAACTAATAGGGTATTTGGTACGAAGTTAACAATGAGAAATTATTACCCTGTAACTTTTAACCTCTTGTTAATATTAGTTGAATGCTCAAAGAGAATAGGTTAATTTTTAACCTAATTAATATTTGTGACTTTTaacttattttagttattttttttaacttataagtcaAAATAAATACTAATCTACTTACGACTTTCTACTTATAAATCGATTTAATCAATTTATGAGTTAAAATAAACATGAGATTTGATTTAGTACTATGAGTTAATGTTTTTATAATTGTGAAATCATGATTGATGAGTTCTCCAATCTGAAtttcatttattaaaaaaataatatatgaaTGAAATGTTCATTATATTCAAGCCCCTCGTATTATTTTAAAtgtgtctcaaaatttttcaatatATTGGAAATTATAATCACATTAAAGAATGGTATTGGAAGAAAGGGAAAGTTGAGAGATGATGGAGGGGGAGATGGAAAAGGTTGGGTTGAGACAGTGGAGAGAGAGAAAGACAAATAAGCCATGAAGAGATTTTTCTCTTTAATGAAATACAACGGCATAATCTTTTCTCAATTTATTAAATGGCTTTGGAAATTTTGCATGGTCACTCTGCATGTCATCTCTTTTGAAGCTTCTACCTCAAGGCTCTATAATTTTTTCGAAGACATAAAAAATTAGCAaagctaaatttttaaaaaattacagaAATATGCAAAATATTCTTTTTTTCTATCATTCACTTATACCTCAACCTCAAAAATACACtttcaaaaaaatataatttataagttAGTTTTCAAGATATATTAAAAACTAggtggcaatttttttttttatttctttgtgGCTACAGTACTATTCtagattaattttatttatttacttttttatgTGTCCgtttcaaataaatttaatattaaggTCCTGTTTTCTTTAATATTAAAATCTTGTCTTTCCATTATTAGAGTTTTTTTTTCTCCTTAGGTTcggttttatttattatttatttaatttttttggtaTTGAGTGAAAGATAACATCCCAAGACAAAAAGACCCATTCGATAAAGAATTGACTGATTTCCTTTTGTGATGCAACACATAATTTGAGTGTCCAATGGCGGCCTTGCAAAATTAGCCAGAATTTTACGTGCGTTGATCGTTTCCTTTGAACGCTAGAATGGTGTATGATTCATCTGTCAGGCGTAGGTGAgacttttgtaattgatttttcggATTCTTTTCTTGCCTATACAATACCATCAAACCCAAAATCATGTCTTTACATatcataatattttttatttgccATTTCCTTTTCCACTCTTTTTATACAATTAACTCATAAATTAGGCATCTTCTAATTCTTCATCAATCACTTTCCTCTGGGTTATTAAACTTAATTGATATAATCGAGTCATAGCCCTCGATCAAAGgatcaaaatttggtcaatgagCCTGTTAAAATCAAGAAAGCCGTTGTTTTGTAACAAGATATGGAAGCTAGGCATTCCATTCAAGAAAATTTATTCTTTCACGCGTGTTTAGCAAGAATAATCATTCACCCAATCAGATAATAATTTCAATCTCAAGAGCAACAAATATCTCCATGGAATCCTAGGCAATAAATTTACCAATCCCATCCAAGACCAAGGCAGGGGCATGAACAAAATTTTACTGTAAACAGAAGACAAGTTTGAACATTGAAGCGCCAGCCACCAAAGCAGGAATACCATAAGAATTGCCCTGTGAACTCAGGCTGTTGTTAATGCACTGTACAAGAAAACAGTGCTCAAGTcccatcaattttaattttttggcaTGTATATAGATATAGACAATATAGATAGCCCATTGCAACTACCAGTCTTCCCTCCATTCCACGGTTAAATGAACAGAATAAACGGGGGCTCTTCCCATGAAATACAGATGAGTGTCAACTCCTGCTATTTCCTAGCTCTTTATATCCAAAATTTCACTTCTCAATCCTCGGAAGTCCATACCCACTCCCGTGAATGAAAAATCCAGCCAAACGTTTCCCAAAATGGCCTCTCATGAAACAATACCAATTCAAAATTCATCATCCTTTCTTTCTACCAGCACTATTGTCGCCCTCTGCGTCTTCTTTGCTCTCCTCTGTGCTTGTATCGTCATAGGTCACCTCCTTGAAGAGAACCGCTGGGCTAATGAGTCTATCACTGCCCTTCTTTTGGTATGTTTGCTTCTTCCTGGTGGGTTAGTTTTCCTGACGGCTTTTCTTCTTCTTGGTTGTttgattgattatatatatatgttcGTACAGGGGTTGTGTGCTGGTGCCATCGTTTTGCTTATTGAAAAAGGGCAGGATTCGCGGTTATTAGCGTTCAGTGAGGATTTGTTCTTCCTTTATTTGCTTCCTCCTATCATTTTCAATGCTGGGTATGATCTCTTTCAACCTTAACTCGAACTTTGGCTGTTGCTTCAAAGTTTGTTGAGGTTGGAGTTTTAGTTCTGGAATTTGAGATTTTCTTTTGTTGCTGACATTTTTTTTTACTTGATTTGGAGTTTGCTCATATAGAAGTTGAATAGTGAAATTATTTTGTGAAAGGATATATAGATCTCAATTTTcgtcttgaatttgaattcttggTCTCATCATTTGTGAAAGACAATTTGGTCTGATATGGTTGATTTATTGTCCCAgagaaaattttggaagtttATGTTACTTTCCTCTCTTTCTTTGGTTTACTGAACTAAGTACTATCAATCCAAGGCTGGTGTGTTCTTGGTTACTGATTCTTAGTTTCCAAATTTGGCTCCAGATTCCAGGTCAAGAAAAAGcaattcttcaagaatttcactacaatTTTGTTGTTTGGAATACTTGGCACAGTCATTTCATTCTGCCTCATATCACTAGGTAAGATCCGTTTCTGTTATTGTCTTTTTCTAGAAATTTGATTCatcattttcaaactttaaatcaaTAACCATCTCGTTTGAAAGCATTAGTATGTTCATTATTTTTATCTTCTATCCTGTCAAAACAGACAGCCTAACTCTCCGATGGTCTTATAGGTGCCTTTCTGCTTTTTAAGAGAATTGGTCTTACCACTCTTACTCTGCAACAATTCCTAGGTGATTTATTAACTACTGGTGAATTTGTTTTTCATTTATTAGCCTTAATTGATTCCTAGGCCTTAATTTTAGTTTCCTATATGTTCAGCTATTGGTGCCATATTGTCAGCAACTGACTCAGTTTGCACGTTGCAGGTATATCTAAAAAAGTTAAATCTTAGTACAGCAATGGGTTTATATGGAATAATTAACTAAAGATATTAATGCTTGATATTTTCCTTGTGCTAAAGGTTCTGAGTCAAGATGAAACACCCTTTCTGTACAGCATAGTGTTTGGGGAGGGAGTAGTGAATGATGCTACATCTATTGTGCTTTACAATGCAGTCCAATCATTGAATTTCAACAACATTGATGCCACAATAACCTTAAAATTGCTTGGGAACTTTCTTTATCTCTTCTTCACCAGCACTGCTCTTGGTGTAGTAGTAAGTCATGCAGTCATTCTGCTTTTATTAACTTGTTTTCACTAAAATGGATTACGAAGAGCATTTCTGACAAATATGTTAATGTTAGAAAGGAATCCTTATGTGCTACTTAAAACTACAGTTATGTTGCTTTTCCTCAGATTTACAGACAGTAGCTTCTTGGCTTGTGTTTGGTTTGGCTCCCTAGATTGATAGATACTGTTTGTCGGTTGTGTCTAACTTTCCCTATTTCAATGTCTCAGGTGAGTCTGCTAAGTGCTTTTGTCATAAAAACACTATACTTTGGAAGGTAAGAAGGATTACTCTTCACTTATTtctttgagcatttattgcagcatgggctctttttatttttctcatttttctgTTTTCCAGAGCATTTTTTCACTGAGATGTCTCCATCTAAGGTAAAGTCAATATTCACACTGTCA
This region includes:
- the LOC110658032 gene encoding uncharacterized protein LOC110658032, with the protein product MAILLSLSFQPPKSPQNHNPKISNSPKPTSLTSTLLNTSSKRQFIFKTTSFGVVSLITQIPLALSLDESLSPSKPALSGIANTKSWFQFYGDGFAIRVPPQFEDIMEPEDFNAGLSLYGDKAKPKTFAARFASPDGSEVLSVVIRPSNQLKITFLEAKDITDIGSLREAAKIFVPGGATLYSARTIKIKEEEGFRTYYFYEFGREEQHVALVAAVNSGKAIIAGATAPQSKWDSDGVRLRSAAISLTVL